The following coding sequences are from one Deltaproteobacteria bacterium window:
- a CDS encoding sugar kinase codes for MSILVVGSVAFDSVQTPFGKADDVLGGSATYFSTSASYFSEVSLVAVVGTDFPDEHVEALTRRGVNTDGLARVEGRTFRWKGRYEYDLNQAHTLDTQLNVFSDFDPVLPEHYRRIPYVFLANIDPELQLRVLDQVSSPRLIACDTMNFWIEGKPRALRELLRRVDLFVINESEARELASEASLVKAARAILDMGPSTLVIKRGEYGALMFNGGSVFSAPAYPLEDIYDPTGAGDSFAGGLMGNIARTGDLSESGIRKSIIYGSVMASFNVESFSLERLGSLTDSDIDERFREFKRLTHFEDI; via the coding sequence GTGAGCATTCTCGTTGTAGGTTCCGTAGCGTTCGATTCCGTGCAGACGCCCTTCGGCAAGGCCGACGACGTCCTGGGCGGCTCGGCCACCTACTTCTCCACCTCGGCAAGCTACTTCTCCGAGGTGAGCCTCGTGGCCGTGGTGGGCACCGACTTCCCCGACGAGCACGTAGAAGCCCTGACGCGGCGGGGCGTGAACACCGACGGTCTCGCCAGGGTCGAGGGCAGGACCTTCCGCTGGAAGGGCCGCTACGAATACGACCTCAACCAGGCCCACACGCTCGACACGCAGCTCAACGTCTTCAGCGACTTCGACCCCGTGCTGCCCGAGCACTACCGCCGCATCCCCTACGTCTTCCTGGCCAACATCGACCCCGAGCTCCAGCTCCGCGTCCTCGACCAGGTGAGCTCACCGAGGCTCATCGCCTGCGACACCATGAACTTCTGGATAGAGGGCAAGCCCCGCGCGCTGAGAGAGCTCCTTCGCCGCGTGGACCTCTTCGTCATAAACGAGAGCGAGGCGAGGGAGCTCGCCTCGGAGGCGAGCCTCGTCAAGGCGGCCAGGGCCATACTGGATATGGGGCCCTCCACGCTCGTCATAAAGCGCGGCGAGTACGGCGCTCTCATGTTCAACGGCGGGTCGGTATTCTCGGCGCCGGCCTATCCGCTCGAGGATATATACGATCCCACCGGCGCAGGCGACAGCTTCGCAGGAGGGCTCATGGGCAACATCGCACGGACCGGCGACCTCAGCGAATCGGGCATCCGCAAGTCCATCATCTACGGCTCGGTCATGGCGTCCTTCAACGTCGAGTCCTTCAGCCTCGAGCGCCTCGGCTCGCTCACCGACTCGGACATAGACGAGCGCTTCCGTGAATTTAAGCGGTTGACCCATTTTGAAGACATATGA